The proteins below come from a single Acaryochloris sp. CCMEE 5410 genomic window:
- a CDS encoding polyprenyl synthetase family protein codes for MSLATLTPPDLETLQVHLGHYREVTLAALLAVIPTGEPQRYLYEPIKRHLSHMGKGLRPALCMATCQAFGGTEEQSLKSAVALEMIHNAFLVHDDVEDNSECRHRMPTLQAEQGVPIAVNIGDAMNALSLRLVRENVPILGHQLTQRIYEEFEHLMLKSLEGQASELGWVRDNRCDITEADYLQMILNKTCWYSFMHPCRIGGLIASKDTLDLDRFNKFGYFMGAAFQIQDDVLNLVGDSHRYGKEIGGDIWEGKRTLMLVHLFKQGTPSERDVLETFMAKPRGERSEEEVSWVIQRMQDYGSIDYAIAVAHQFAEAALEEFSVAYRDTPDSAEKAFIPKLIHYMISRNL; via the coding sequence GTGTCCCTAGCTACCCTTACCCCTCCGGATCTAGAGACCCTCCAGGTCCATCTCGGTCATTACCGAGAGGTGACGTTGGCCGCGTTGTTGGCTGTGATTCCCACGGGTGAACCCCAACGGTATCTGTATGAGCCGATCAAAAGACACCTCTCCCATATGGGGAAGGGATTGCGACCCGCCTTATGTATGGCGACCTGTCAGGCCTTTGGGGGGACTGAAGAACAGTCCCTCAAATCAGCCGTTGCCTTAGAAATGATTCACAATGCGTTCCTAGTCCATGATGACGTGGAAGATAACAGTGAATGCCGCCATCGCATGCCCACCCTGCAGGCAGAGCAAGGGGTGCCCATCGCGGTGAATATTGGCGATGCTATGAATGCCTTAAGCCTGAGATTGGTCCGGGAAAATGTTCCTATCCTGGGTCATCAACTGACCCAACGGATCTATGAAGAGTTTGAACATTTGATGTTGAAATCCCTGGAGGGACAAGCTTCAGAACTGGGGTGGGTACGGGACAACCGCTGTGATATCACCGAAGCAGACTACTTGCAGATGATTTTGAATAAGACCTGTTGGTATAGCTTTATGCATCCCTGTCGGATTGGCGGTCTGATTGCTTCTAAAGACACTCTGGATCTGGATCGCTTTAATAAGTTTGGATACTTTATGGGGGCAGCCTTTCAAATTCAGGATGATGTGCTGAATTTGGTGGGGGATTCCCACCGGTATGGCAAAGAAATTGGCGGTGATATTTGGGAGGGGAAGCGAACGTTGATGTTAGTGCACCTATTTAAACAGGGCACCCCATCAGAGCGGGATGTACTGGAAACCTTTATGGCAAAGCCTCGGGGAGAACGGTCTGAAGAGGAGGTGAGCTGGGTGATTCAGCGCATGCAAGATTACGGCAGTATTGACTATGCGATCGCAGTCGCCCATCAGTTTGCCGAAGCAGCCTTAGAGGAATTCTCCGTGGCCTATAGGGATACGCCTGACTCAGCGGAGAAAGCGTTTATCCCCAAATTGATTCACTATATGATTAGCCGCAATCTGTAG
- a CDS encoding NIL domain-containing protein has translation MKKRVTLTFPRRAVPVPVTYRLAKDFNVAANIIRAQVAPNQIGKLVVELAGDIDQLDAAIDWMLSQNIDVSSSNREILIDEDSCVHCGLCTGICPTQALTLSPKSFLLNFTRSRCIVCEQCVPTCPVQAISTNF, from the coding sequence GTGAAAAAGCGCGTTACTCTTACGTTCCCTCGGCGAGCCGTTCCGGTTCCAGTCACCTATCGATTGGCAAAAGATTTCAATGTGGCAGCAAACATTATTCGTGCCCAGGTTGCCCCAAACCAAATTGGTAAGTTGGTGGTGGAACTGGCAGGAGATATTGATCAGCTTGATGCGGCAATTGATTGGATGCTGTCGCAAAATATTGATGTGTCTTCCTCGAATCGCGAAATTCTGATCGATGAAGATAGTTGCGTTCACTGTGGTTTATGTACGGGAATATGCCCCACCCAGGCCCTCACCCTTAGCCCCAAATCTTTTTTGCTGAACTTTACGCGATCTCGCTGTATTGTTTGTGAACAATGTGTTCCTACTTGCCCCGTACAAGCTATTTCTACTAACTTTTAG